From the Toxotes jaculatrix isolate fToxJac2 chromosome 15, fToxJac2.pri, whole genome shotgun sequence genome, one window contains:
- the LOC121194024 gene encoding plasma membrane ascorbate-dependent reductase CYBRD1, which translates to MAMENLKQFLLVLSAAAAVGFVSIIFVLRWVLHYKEGLAWDGGLAEFNWHPVLIVTGFIFLQGIAIIVYRLPWTWQCSKLMMKFIHAGLHLVAFVFAVIAMVAVFDFHNAAKIPNMYSLHSWLGLIAVILYCLQLVLGVGMYLIPITPMSWRAAFMPLHVYSGLLLFTSVIAVALMGITEKLIFGLSNPKYKDSPPEAIFVNVLGVLLVVFGALILWIATRPSWKRPSDQILHTLHTNGGGEDSTKVGPALSQLSDGADAEASGDVRRRNNKLDD; encoded by the exons ATGGCGATGGAGAATTTGAAGCAGTTCCTGCTCGTCCTGTCTGCTGCCGCCGCCGTCGGCTTTGTCTCCATTATATTCGTGTTAAGATGGGTTCTCCACTACAAGGAAGGTTTAGCCTGGGATGGAGGACTGGCGGAATTCAACTGGCATCCGGTGCTGATTGTCACCGGGTTTATTTTCTTGCAGGGAATAG CCATCATCGTCTATAGGCTCCCCTGGACCTGGCAGTGCAGCAAACTAATGATGAAGTTCATCCATGCGGGCTTGCACTTAGTGgcctttgtttttgctgttataGCTATGGTGGCAGTTTTTGATTTTCACAATGCTGCCAAAATCCCCAACATGTACAGTTTGCACAGCTGGCTGGGTTTGATCGCTGTGATACTGTACTGTCTACAG CTTGTTCTTGGAGTTGGAATGTACTTGATACCAATTACACCTATGTCCTGGCGAGCAGCATTCATGCCCCTCCATGTCTACAGTGGTCTGTTACTCTTTACCAGTGTTATAGCTGTGGCACTCATGGGCATCACAGAAAAACTCATTTTTGGCCT GAGCAACCCGAAGTATAAGGACTCACCTCCAGAAGCAATTTTTGTGAATGTTCTGGGAGTCCTCCTGGTGGTTTTTGGAGCGCTGATCCTCTGGATTGCCACTCGACCATCCTGGAAACGACCCAGTGACCAGATCTTGCATACTCTGCATACCAATGGGGGAGGTGAGGACAGCACCAAAGTCGGACCAGCCCTGTCTCAGCTGTCCGATGGAGCTGATGCGGAGGCCTCTGGGGATGTCAGGAGGAGGAATAACAAATTAGATGATTAG
- the LOC121193994 gene encoding dynein, cytoplasmic 1, intermediate chain 2a isoform X1 yields the protein MSDKSELKAELERKKQRLAQIREEKKRKEEERKKKEADQLKDAALHQDDSDLEKKRREAEALLQSMGITPDVPVVPPPMSPTAKSAGTPSEAGSQDSDGAVGPRTLHWDSDPSTLQLHSDSELGRGTPKLGMAKVTQVDFPPRETVLYTKETQTPVMTQQKEEEEEEEEIAPPQPAVETPTEKPDQKEEEEVPPHELTEEEKLQILHSEEFANFFDHSTRIIERALSEHVDLFFDYSGRDLEEKEGEIQAGAKLSLNRQFMDERWSKHRVVTCLDWSPQYPELMVASYNNNEDAPHEPDGVALVWNMKYKKATPEYVFHCQSAVMSAAFAKFHPNVVVGGTYSGQIVLWDNRSNKRTPVQRTPLSAAAHTHPVYCVNVVGTQNAHNLISISTDGKMCSWSLDMLSQPQDSMELVFKQSKAVAVTSMSFPLGDVNNFVVGSEDGSVYMSCRHGSKAGISEMFEGHHGPITGIHCHTAAGPMDFSHLFVTSSFDWTVKLWSTKNNKPLYSFEDNSDYVYDVMWSPTHPALFACVDGVGHLDLWNLNNDTEVPTASVTVEGNPALNRVRWAHSGREIAVGDSDGRVLVYDVGEQIAVPRNDEWTRFVRTLAEINENRDDAEELAAQRLAA from the exons ATGTCTGACAAGAGTGAGCTGAAAGCAGAGCTTGAAAGGAAGAAGCAACGCTTGGCTCaaatcagagaggaaaagaaaaggaaggaggaggagcgcAAGAAGAAAGAG GCGGACCAATTGAAAGATGCTGCACTTCACCAGGATGACTCTgacctggagaaaaaaaggcGTGAAGCTGAGGCTCTGCTTCAGAGTATGGGAATAACCCCAGATGTTCCTGTTG TCCCTCCTCCCATGTCTCCAACTGCCAAATCGGCAGGCACACCAAGTGAGGCAGGGAGCCAGGACTCTGATGGAGCTGTGGGacccag GACTCTGCACTGGGACTCTGACCCGTCCACCCTTCAACTTCACTCTGATTCTGAGCTGGG GCGAGGAACTCCAAAGCTGGGAATGGCCAAAGTCACACAAGTGGACTTTCCGCCACGTGAGACTGTGTTGTACACAAAAGAGACCCAGACACCTGTCATGACCCAGCAAAAAGAAG aggaagaagaagaggaagaaattgCTCCTCCTCAGCCAGCAGTCGAGACTCCGACCGAGAAACCGGaccagaaggaggaggaggaag TACCCCCCCACGAGCTAACGGAGGAGGAAAAGCTCCAGATCCTGCACTCGGAGGAGTTTGCGAATTTCTTCGACCACAGTACTCGCATTATTGAGCGGGCTCTATCCGAGCATGTGGACCTCTTCTTTGACTACAGTGGCCGTGacctggaggagaaggaggg tgaaATCCAGGCTGGAGCAAAGCTCTCTCTCAACAGGCAGTTCATGGATGAGCGCTGGTCCAAACATCGTGTCGTCACCTGCCTCGACTGGTCCCCCCAG TATCCTGAACTCATGGTTGCCTCATACAACAACAACGAGGACGCTCCTCACGAGCCAGATGGCGTGGCATTAGTGTGGAACATGAAGTACAAGAAGGCCACACCGGAGTACGTCTTCCATTGTCAG TCTGCCGTTATGTCGGCTGCGTTTGCCAAGTTCCACCCTAACGTTGTGGTGGGGGGCACATATTCGGGGCAGATTGTACTGTGGGATAACAGGAGCAACAAGAGGACCCCGGTGCAGAGGACTCCCCTGTCTGCAGCAGCACATACG CACCCAGTTTACTGTGTGAATGTGGTTGGCACCCAGAACGCCCACAACCTGATTAGCATCTCCACTGATGGAAAGATGTGCTCCTGGAGTCTGGACATGCTTTCACAGCCGCAG GACAGCATGGAGCTGGTGTTCAAGCAGTCCAAAGCTGTAGCTGTCACCTCCATGTCTTTCCCTCTCGGAGATGTCAACAATTTTGTGGTGGGCAGTGAGGACGGCTCTGTCTACATGTCGTGTCGTCATGGAAG CAAAGCGGGCATCAGTGAGATGTTTGAGGGCCACCACGGGCCCATCACAGGGATCCACTGCCACACAGCTGCGGGGCCCATGGACTTCTCCCACCTGTTTGTTACCTCCTCTTTCGACTGGACTGTCAAGCTTTGGAGCACCAAG AACAACAAGCCCCTGTATTCATTTGAAGATAACTCGGATTATGTGTACGATGTCATGTGGTCTCCGACTCACCCTgctctgtttgcttgtgtgGACGGCGTTGGACATCTGGACCTGTGGAACCTCAACAATGACACTGAA gTCCCCACTGCCAGCGTCACAGTTGAGGGCAACCCAGCCCTCAACAGGGTCAGATGGGCTCATTCTGGCAGAGAAATCGCTGTGGGAGACTCAGATGGACGGGTTCTTGTGTATGATGTTGGAGAG CAAATTGCGGTTCCACGAAATGACGAGTGGACCCGTTTTGTCCGCACACTGGCAGAGATCAACGAGAACAGGGATGATGCGGAGGAGCTGGCAGCTCAACGTCTGGCCGCCTGA
- the LOC121193994 gene encoding dynein, cytoplasmic 1, intermediate chain 2a isoform X2 translates to MSDKSELKAELERKKQRLAQIREEKKRKEEERKKKEADQLKDAALHQDDSDLEKKRREAEALLQSMGITPDVPVVPPPMSPTAKSAGTPSEAGSQDSDGAVGPRRGTPKLGMAKVTQVDFPPRETVLYTKETQTPVMTQQKEEEEEEEEIAPPQPAVETPTEKPDQKEEEEVPPHELTEEEKLQILHSEEFANFFDHSTRIIERALSEHVDLFFDYSGRDLEEKEGEIQAGAKLSLNRQFMDERWSKHRVVTCLDWSPQYPELMVASYNNNEDAPHEPDGVALVWNMKYKKATPEYVFHCQSAVMSAAFAKFHPNVVVGGTYSGQIVLWDNRSNKRTPVQRTPLSAAAHTHPVYCVNVVGTQNAHNLISISTDGKMCSWSLDMLSQPQDSMELVFKQSKAVAVTSMSFPLGDVNNFVVGSEDGSVYMSCRHGSKAGISEMFEGHHGPITGIHCHTAAGPMDFSHLFVTSSFDWTVKLWSTKNNKPLYSFEDNSDYVYDVMWSPTHPALFACVDGVGHLDLWNLNNDTEVPTASVTVEGNPALNRVRWAHSGREIAVGDSDGRVLVYDVGEQIAVPRNDEWTRFVRTLAEINENRDDAEELAAQRLAA, encoded by the exons ATGTCTGACAAGAGTGAGCTGAAAGCAGAGCTTGAAAGGAAGAAGCAACGCTTGGCTCaaatcagagaggaaaagaaaaggaaggaggaggagcgcAAGAAGAAAGAG GCGGACCAATTGAAAGATGCTGCACTTCACCAGGATGACTCTgacctggagaaaaaaaggcGTGAAGCTGAGGCTCTGCTTCAGAGTATGGGAATAACCCCAGATGTTCCTGTTG TCCCTCCTCCCATGTCTCCAACTGCCAAATCGGCAGGCACACCAAGTGAGGCAGGGAGCCAGGACTCTGATGGAGCTGTGGGacccag GCGAGGAACTCCAAAGCTGGGAATGGCCAAAGTCACACAAGTGGACTTTCCGCCACGTGAGACTGTGTTGTACACAAAAGAGACCCAGACACCTGTCATGACCCAGCAAAAAGAAG aggaagaagaagaggaagaaattgCTCCTCCTCAGCCAGCAGTCGAGACTCCGACCGAGAAACCGGaccagaaggaggaggaggaag TACCCCCCCACGAGCTAACGGAGGAGGAAAAGCTCCAGATCCTGCACTCGGAGGAGTTTGCGAATTTCTTCGACCACAGTACTCGCATTATTGAGCGGGCTCTATCCGAGCATGTGGACCTCTTCTTTGACTACAGTGGCCGTGacctggaggagaaggaggg tgaaATCCAGGCTGGAGCAAAGCTCTCTCTCAACAGGCAGTTCATGGATGAGCGCTGGTCCAAACATCGTGTCGTCACCTGCCTCGACTGGTCCCCCCAG TATCCTGAACTCATGGTTGCCTCATACAACAACAACGAGGACGCTCCTCACGAGCCAGATGGCGTGGCATTAGTGTGGAACATGAAGTACAAGAAGGCCACACCGGAGTACGTCTTCCATTGTCAG TCTGCCGTTATGTCGGCTGCGTTTGCCAAGTTCCACCCTAACGTTGTGGTGGGGGGCACATATTCGGGGCAGATTGTACTGTGGGATAACAGGAGCAACAAGAGGACCCCGGTGCAGAGGACTCCCCTGTCTGCAGCAGCACATACG CACCCAGTTTACTGTGTGAATGTGGTTGGCACCCAGAACGCCCACAACCTGATTAGCATCTCCACTGATGGAAAGATGTGCTCCTGGAGTCTGGACATGCTTTCACAGCCGCAG GACAGCATGGAGCTGGTGTTCAAGCAGTCCAAAGCTGTAGCTGTCACCTCCATGTCTTTCCCTCTCGGAGATGTCAACAATTTTGTGGTGGGCAGTGAGGACGGCTCTGTCTACATGTCGTGTCGTCATGGAAG CAAAGCGGGCATCAGTGAGATGTTTGAGGGCCACCACGGGCCCATCACAGGGATCCACTGCCACACAGCTGCGGGGCCCATGGACTTCTCCCACCTGTTTGTTACCTCCTCTTTCGACTGGACTGTCAAGCTTTGGAGCACCAAG AACAACAAGCCCCTGTATTCATTTGAAGATAACTCGGATTATGTGTACGATGTCATGTGGTCTCCGACTCACCCTgctctgtttgcttgtgtgGACGGCGTTGGACATCTGGACCTGTGGAACCTCAACAATGACACTGAA gTCCCCACTGCCAGCGTCACAGTTGAGGGCAACCCAGCCCTCAACAGGGTCAGATGGGCTCATTCTGGCAGAGAAATCGCTGTGGGAGACTCAGATGGACGGGTTCTTGTGTATGATGTTGGAGAG CAAATTGCGGTTCCACGAAATGACGAGTGGACCCGTTTTGTCCGCACACTGGCAGAGATCAACGAGAACAGGGATGATGCGGAGGAGCTGGCAGCTCAACGTCTGGCCGCCTGA